A window of the Streptomyces griseochromogenes genome harbors these coding sequences:
- a CDS encoding bifunctional adenosylcobinamide kinase/adenosylcobinamide-phosphate guanylyltransferase — protein sequence MEVTLLGTGAPAGLPRPDCPCAVCASALGADARAATALLVDGTLLLDLTPGAAFAAARSGHSLGGVRQVLLSHPHDGPAMEVPAGLPQPGRVPDGRELALLTGHRVRAVAMDAGGTGYAVTGPDGQRLLYLPPGGAPAGLEEATAETYHMVLADVVGRPDALARLRAVGSLTPTTDVIAVHLDHDVPQGAEVRRRLAAAGARAVPDGTTLVVGAYEEVPDVPRRTLVLGGARSGKSVEAERRLEAFPEVLYVATGGTRGGDTEWAERVAAHRERRPGSWRTTETTDLVPLLAVEGPPLLIDCLSLWLTDAMDEVGAWDDAEWADGGEKALRERVRELMSAVRATRRTVVAVSNEVGSGIVPATASGRRYRDELGRLNAAFASECEQVLLVVAGQAVVLRG from the coding sequence GTGGAAGTGACTTTGCTCGGTACCGGTGCTCCTGCGGGGCTGCCCCGCCCCGACTGTCCCTGTGCGGTGTGTGCGAGCGCGTTGGGGGCGGACGCGCGGGCGGCCACCGCGTTGCTGGTGGACGGGACGCTGCTGCTCGATCTGACGCCGGGGGCGGCGTTCGCGGCCGCGCGGTCCGGGCATTCGCTGGGCGGGGTACGGCAGGTGCTGCTGTCGCATCCGCACGACGGGCCCGCGATGGAGGTGCCGGCCGGGCTGCCGCAGCCCGGGCGGGTGCCGGACGGGCGGGAGTTGGCGCTGCTGACGGGGCATCGGGTGCGGGCCGTGGCGATGGACGCGGGCGGCACCGGGTACGCGGTGACCGGGCCGGACGGTCAGCGGCTGCTGTACCTGCCGCCGGGCGGGGCGCCGGCCGGTCTGGAGGAGGCCACGGCGGAGACGTACCACATGGTGCTGGCCGACGTCGTGGGCCGCCCGGACGCGCTGGCCCGGCTGCGGGCGGTCGGTTCCCTCACGCCTACGACGGATGTGATCGCCGTTCATCTGGACCACGACGTGCCGCAGGGCGCCGAGGTACGGCGGCGGCTCGCGGCGGCGGGGGCGCGGGCCGTGCCGGACGGTACGACGCTGGTGGTCGGGGCGTACGAGGAGGTGCCGGACGTGCCGCGGCGGACGCTGGTGCTGGGCGGGGCGCGCTCGGGGAAGTCGGTGGAGGCCGAGCGGCGGCTGGAGGCGTTCCCCGAGGTGCTGTACGTGGCGACGGGCGGCACGCGCGGCGGCGACACCGAGTGGGCGGAGCGGGTGGCCGCGCACCGGGAGCGGCGGCCGGGGTCCTGGCGTACGACGGAGACGACCGATCTGGTGCCGCTGCTGGCCGTGGAGGGGCCGCCGCTGCTGATCGACTGTCTGTCGCTGTGGCTGACGGACGCGATGGACGAGGTCGGGGCGTGGGACGACGCGGAGTGGGCGGACGGCGGCGAGAAGGCACTGCGCGAGCGGGTGCGGGAGCTGATGTCGGCGGTGCGGGCCACTCGGCGGACCGTGGTGGCCGTGTCCAACGAGGTGGGTTCCGGGATCGTGCCGGCGACGGCGTCCGGGCGGCGGTACCGGGATGAACTCGGACGGCTGAACGCGGCGTTCGCGAGTGAGTGCGAGCAGGTGCTGCTGGTGGTGGCGGGGCAGGCTGTGGTGCTGCGGGGCTGA
- a CDS encoding class I SAM-dependent methyltransferase, which produces MPPSPLAPRATGPNDPFQEPHREDCPWCGSPRLRTRMRATDPLRHRPGTFAVDECRDCRHAFQNPRLTAEGLAFYHRDFYERHLEEFAARILSAGAVRRRHRATAHALSALHEPESWLDVGTGHARFPEAAKEFFPYTSFDGLDPTARVEQALLEGRVEEAHRGYLTTPGMAARLRARYDVLSMFHHLEHAPDPRAELRAALTALRPGGHLVVEVPDPRCAFATLLGRWWLPYGQPRHLHLMPLANLRAELEAQGCTVLVTDRRAPHIPYDLSAALSLVLAHFHPILRAPAAPALALASAVDHLLAPLSGLTRVSNAYRVVARKGTDAVG; this is translated from the coding sequence ATGCCGCCCTCGCCCCTCGCCCCGCGGGCCACCGGCCCGAACGACCCCTTCCAGGAGCCGCACCGCGAGGACTGCCCGTGGTGCGGATCCCCGCGCCTGCGCACCCGGATGCGCGCCACCGACCCGCTGCGGCACCGGCCGGGCACCTTCGCCGTCGACGAGTGCCGCGACTGCCGCCACGCCTTCCAGAACCCCCGGCTCACGGCGGAGGGCCTCGCCTTCTACCACCGGGACTTCTACGAACGGCACCTGGAGGAGTTCGCCGCCCGCATCCTCTCCGCCGGTGCGGTCCGCCGCCGCCACCGCGCCACGGCCCACGCGCTGTCGGCGCTGCACGAGCCGGAGAGCTGGCTGGACGTGGGCACGGGCCACGCCCGCTTCCCGGAGGCGGCGAAGGAGTTCTTCCCCTACACCAGCTTCGACGGTCTGGACCCGACCGCCCGTGTGGAACAGGCGCTGCTGGAGGGCCGGGTCGAGGAGGCCCACCGCGGCTATCTGACCACCCCGGGGATGGCGGCCCGGCTGCGCGCCCGCTACGACGTGCTCAGCATGTTCCACCACCTGGAACACGCCCCCGACCCCCGCGCCGAACTGCGCGCCGCCCTCACCGCGCTGCGTCCCGGCGGCCACCTCGTGGTCGAAGTCCCCGACCCGCGCTGCGCGTTCGCCACACTGCTCGGCAGATGGTGGCTGCCCTACGGCCAGCCCCGCCACCTCCACCTGATGCCCCTGGCCAACCTGCGCGCGGAACTGGAGGCCCAGGGCTGCACGGTCCTCGTCACGGACCGCAGAGCCCCCCACATCCCCTACGACCTCTCAGCGGCGCTCTCCCTGGTGCTGGCCCACTTCCACCCGATCCTGAGAGCCCCCGCAGCGCCCGCGCTGGCGCTGGCCTCGGCCGTGGACCACCTTCTCGCCCCCCTGTCCGGCCTCACCCGCGTCTCCAACGCGTACCGGGTCGTGGCCCGGAAGGGGACGGACGCCGTCGGCTGA
- the cobT gene encoding nicotinate-nucleotide--dimethylbenzimidazole phosphoribosyltransferase — protein MSSLNLDDFTDLIERPDGGVRRDAEARRERQIVPPGALGRLDELGEWLAAAQSAVPVRTVERPRVVLFAGDHGIAGLGVSARPAGSAAELVRAVLEGGSAVSVLARRLDVPVRVVDMALDCPPDAFPEDVVRHRVRRGSGRIDIEDALTPDEAEAAFRAGVAVADEEADSGTDLVVLGDVSVGGTTAAAVLIAALCGTDASVVTGRGGQAIDDLAWMRKCAAIRDALRRARPVLGDQLQLLATVGGADLAAMTGFLLQAAVRKLPVILDGVVAAACALVAQRVAFRAPDWWLAGHDSGEPGQAKALDRMALEPLLEQGVKVGEGVGALLALPLVRAAAALAAELPEKAPEEAGEDKEKAAEQADEQADE, from the coding sequence ATGAGCAGCCTTAATCTGGACGACTTCACCGATCTGATCGAGCGCCCGGACGGTGGCGTGCGCCGTGACGCCGAGGCCCGGCGGGAGCGCCAGATCGTGCCGCCCGGGGCGCTCGGGCGCCTGGACGAGCTGGGCGAGTGGCTGGCCGCCGCGCAGAGTGCCGTACCGGTGCGGACGGTCGAGCGGCCGCGGGTGGTTCTGTTCGCCGGTGACCACGGGATCGCCGGACTCGGTGTCTCGGCGCGGCCCGCGGGCAGCGCCGCGGAGCTGGTGCGGGCGGTGCTGGAGGGGGGCAGCGCGGTGTCGGTGCTCGCGCGCCGCCTCGACGTGCCGGTGCGGGTCGTGGACATGGCTCTGGACTGCCCGCCGGACGCCTTCCCGGAGGACGTCGTACGCCACCGGGTACGGCGTGGCAGCGGTCGCATCGACATCGAGGACGCGCTCACCCCGGACGAGGCCGAGGCGGCCTTCCGGGCGGGTGTCGCCGTCGCCGACGAGGAGGCCGACTCGGGGACGGACCTGGTGGTGCTCGGTGATGTGAGCGTGGGCGGGACCACGGCGGCCGCCGTGCTGATCGCCGCGCTGTGCGGGACCGACGCGTCGGTGGTGACCGGGCGGGGCGGGCAGGCCATCGACGACCTGGCGTGGATGCGCAAGTGCGCGGCGATCCGGGACGCGCTGCGCCGGGCGCGGCCGGTGCTCGGGGATCAGCTGCAGCTGCTCGCGACCGTGGGCGGGGCCGATCTGGCCGCGATGACCGGGTTCCTGCTGCAGGCGGCGGTGCGGAAGCTGCCGGTGATCCTGGACGGTGTGGTCGCCGCCGCGTGTGCGCTGGTCGCCCAGCGGGTGGCGTTCCGGGCGCCGGACTGGTGGCTGGCCGGGCACGACAGCGGGGAGCCCGGGCAGGCGAAGGCGCTGGACCGGATGGCGCTGGAGCCGTTGCTGGAGCAGGGCGTGAAGGTCGGCGAAGGGGTGGGGGCGCTGCTGGCGCTGCCCCTGGTGCGGGCCGCCGCCGCGCTGGCCGCCGAACTGCCCGAGAAGGCTCCGGAGGAGGCCGGGGAGGACAAGGAGAAGGCGGCGGAGCAGGCGGACGAACAGGCGGACGAGTAG
- a CDS encoding phosphatidylglycerol lysyltransferase domain-containing protein, with translation MGDARIAVEQQAEPERAGEQGRRSTGASQRAAAFAVWYLRAVAFVNFLSAVWVSLGQDVRRHNQENFFTPYLLTAGFASGVFTAFLAITMRRRKRAAWILNLVLSGSFLALFAFAMAFPEIRQYAQNWISLVLTAAFVAALLTGRREFYAKGDRSNPRLAATVAVGGGLLASLLAGVLVTITNQAPDAARSTFLERWHYGTLRLVSVAADENHFPGIEPPNWVNVAINVLSTILVLAVFYAAFRSRRAVDPLTEDDETRLRALLERHGERDSLGYFALRREKSVVWSPTGKAAVAYRVLGGVSLASGDPLGDPEAWPGAIAPWLAEARAHGWIPAVMGAGEEAGTVYARHGLDALELGDEAIVEVAEFTLEGRAMRTVRQAYNRVGRAGYEVRIRRHADIPAHEMAYLIERADDWRDGATERGFSMALGRLGDPGDGQCVMLECTDAEGTLRALLSFVPWGPQGLSLDLMRRDRDSENGLMEFMVIELLRRAGEIKITQVSLNFAVFRSVFERGARLGAGPVLRLWRSLLSFFSRWWQIESLYRANAKYRPIWEPRFLLFEKSADLLRIGLAAARAEGFLEAPGLPKWLHRRHLETHR, from the coding sequence ATGGGAGATGCCCGAATTGCCGTGGAGCAGCAGGCCGAGCCGGAACGGGCCGGTGAGCAGGGGCGGCGGTCCACCGGGGCTTCACAGCGGGCCGCCGCCTTCGCCGTCTGGTACTTGAGAGCCGTCGCCTTCGTCAACTTCCTCAGCGCGGTGTGGGTGTCACTGGGCCAGGACGTGCGCCGGCACAACCAGGAGAACTTCTTCACGCCGTACCTGCTGACCGCCGGGTTCGCCTCGGGCGTCTTCACCGCGTTCCTCGCGATCACCATGCGGCGGCGCAAACGGGCCGCATGGATCCTGAACCTGGTGCTCAGCGGGTCCTTCCTGGCCCTGTTCGCCTTCGCGATGGCGTTCCCCGAGATCAGACAGTACGCACAGAACTGGATCTCCCTGGTCCTGACGGCGGCCTTCGTCGCGGCCCTGCTGACCGGGCGGCGGGAGTTCTACGCCAAGGGCGACCGGTCCAATCCACGGCTCGCCGCGACGGTCGCCGTCGGCGGCGGGCTGCTCGCCTCGCTGCTGGCCGGGGTCCTGGTGACGATCACCAACCAGGCGCCGGACGCGGCCCGTTCGACGTTCCTGGAGCGCTGGCACTACGGCACCCTGCGGCTGGTGTCGGTGGCCGCGGACGAGAACCACTTCCCGGGGATCGAGCCGCCCAACTGGGTCAATGTGGCGATCAACGTGCTCAGCACGATCCTCGTCCTCGCCGTCTTCTACGCCGCCTTCCGCTCCCGGCGGGCCGTCGACCCGCTCACCGAGGACGACGAGACACGGCTACGGGCCCTGCTGGAGCGGCACGGCGAGCGGGACTCGCTCGGCTACTTCGCGCTGCGCCGGGAGAAGAGCGTGGTGTGGTCGCCGACGGGCAAGGCGGCCGTCGCCTACCGGGTGCTCGGCGGGGTGAGCCTCGCCTCCGGGGATCCGCTGGGTGACCCGGAGGCGTGGCCGGGGGCGATCGCGCCGTGGCTGGCCGAGGCGCGGGCGCACGGGTGGATCCCGGCGGTGATGGGGGCGGGCGAGGAAGCGGGGACGGTCTACGCCCGGCACGGGCTCGACGCGCTGGAACTCGGCGACGAGGCGATCGTGGAAGTGGCCGAGTTCACCCTTGAGGGACGGGCGATGCGGACCGTCCGGCAGGCCTACAACCGGGTCGGACGGGCCGGGTACGAGGTGCGCATCCGGCGGCACGCGGACATCCCGGCACACGAGATGGCGTACCTGATCGAGCGCGCGGACGACTGGCGGGACGGGGCGACCGAACGCGGCTTCAGCATGGCGCTCGGCCGGCTCGGGGACCCCGGGGACGGGCAGTGCGTGATGCTGGAGTGCACGGACGCCGAGGGGACGCTGCGCGCGCTGCTCTCCTTCGTGCCCTGGGGACCGCAGGGCCTGTCCCTGGACCTCATGCGGCGCGACCGGGACTCCGAGAACGGGCTGATGGAGTTCATGGTCATCGAGCTGTTGCGCCGGGCCGGCGAGATCAAGATCACCCAAGTCTCACTCAACTTCGCGGTGTTCCGGTCGGTCTTCGAACGTGGCGCGCGCCTCGGTGCCGGTCCGGTGCTGAGGCTGTGGCGGTCGCTGCTCAGCTTCTTCTCCCGCTGGTGGCAGATCGAGTCGCTGTACCGCGCCAACGCCAAGTACCGGCCCATCTGGGAGCCGCGGTTCCTGCTCTTCGAGAAGAGCGCGGACCTGCTGCGCATCGGCCTCGCCGCGGCCCGCGCGGAGGGCTTCCTGGAGGCGCCGGGACTGCCGAAATGGCTGCACCGCAGGCACCTGGAAACGCACCGATGA
- a CDS encoding adenosylcobinamide-GDP ribazoletransferase, which translates to MLKTSPLDGLRFAFGTLTVLPVRVHRWDRQAARGGMLSAPVAGLVVGGCAAGLGLLLLFLGAGEPLAAVASVAVPAALTRGLHLDGLADTADGLGSGKPAEDALRIMKRSDIGPFGVITLVLVLTAQAAVLAQLYGDSWARGAAAAVTSAVAARLALTWAARTGVPAARPEGLGAAVAGVVPVPGALAVAAVCTLAAAAWGTAFGPHGALRAAAAVPLSLAAAELLLRHCTRRFGGVTGDVFGALAETAATTALVVLSLGR; encoded by the coding sequence GTGCTCAAGACCTCCCCTCTCGACGGCCTTCGCTTCGCCTTCGGCACGCTCACCGTGCTGCCCGTCCGGGTGCACCGCTGGGACCGGCAGGCCGCCCGCGGGGGCATGCTGAGCGCCCCGGTGGCCGGACTGGTCGTCGGCGGCTGTGCGGCGGGGCTCGGGCTGCTGCTGCTCTTCCTGGGCGCCGGTGAACCGCTCGCCGCCGTCGCCTCGGTCGCCGTACCGGCGGCGCTGACCCGAGGGCTGCACCTGGACGGGCTCGCGGACACGGCGGACGGGCTGGGCAGCGGCAAGCCCGCCGAGGACGCACTGCGGATCATGAAGCGGTCGGACATCGGGCCGTTCGGAGTGATCACCCTCGTCCTGGTGCTGACGGCCCAGGCCGCCGTACTGGCGCAGCTCTACGGCGACTCCTGGGCGCGCGGCGCCGCGGCGGCGGTGACCTCGGCGGTCGCGGCCCGGCTCGCACTCACCTGGGCCGCCCGCACCGGGGTGCCCGCGGCCCGCCCGGAGGGGCTCGGGGCAGCGGTCGCCGGGGTGGTGCCGGTGCCGGGCGCGCTGGCCGTCGCGGCCGTCTGCACGCTCGCCGCGGCCGCCTGGGGGACGGCCTTCGGCCCGCACGGCGCACTGCGCGCCGCGGCCGCGGTGCCGCTGTCCCTCGCCGCCGCCGAACTCCTGCTGCGCCACTGCACGCGCCGGTTCGGCGGGGTCACCGGTGACGTGTTCGGCGCTCTCGCGGAGACGGCGGCGACGACCGCGCTCGTGGTGCTGTCCCTGGGTCGCTAG